A genomic region of Dehalococcoidales bacterium contains the following coding sequences:
- a CDS encoding IS1380 family transposase, whose translation MRQKDKVLGAEIVGGLREASTPWAGASLLVELFRRSGLEAAANKVLPQKGSAKGLKQGQIVESFALLSALGGDCIDDMERLREDEGLEVLLGYRPPAPETARQWLDRFHDEALMIGQPLQGSFIPLESKSLVGLREVNRRAILAYITAVHPEWDVTLDVDVQLVETTKEGAQHCYEGYKAFQSAKVSWAETMLVLDDEFRQGNVSPSKDITRLVDEAYAMLPPGSWRVKVRSDSAAYQQEALDHWRSRGWEFAVSADMSRGLKAEIERLAEDAWHLWKIEKDGVVKEWAEVPYVPTRHYERRDSYPYRYVAVRIRRQQGEFFRDGTSVRHFAVVSNRWDMEGQALLEWQRGKAGTIEQVHHILANELAAGVFPSGKHGANAAWLRLQVITHNLLQLMKKVALPEEYASAHPKRLRFSVFTVMGRVIKHAGQTLLRIADRILKALIAPAQIRIRQLMWDTS comes from the coding sequence ATGAGGCAGAAAGATAAAGTCCTGGGTGCCGAGATAGTGGGAGGTTTACGGGAGGCATCGACCCCATGGGCTGGTGCCTCTCTGCTTGTGGAGTTATTCCGCCGCTCTGGCTTAGAGGCCGCAGCTAACAAGGTGCTACCGCAGAAGGGGTCGGCCAAGGGGCTTAAGCAAGGGCAAATCGTGGAGAGCTTTGCATTGTTAAGTGCTTTGGGTGGCGATTGTATTGACGATATGGAGAGGTTACGAGAGGATGAAGGCCTGGAGGTATTACTTGGCTATCGCCCACCAGCTCCGGAGACAGCACGGCAGTGGTTAGACAGGTTCCACGATGAGGCGCTCATGATAGGCCAGCCGCTGCAAGGCAGTTTCATACCGTTGGAATCGAAGTCTCTGGTGGGCTTGAGAGAAGTAAATCGACGAGCTATATTGGCTTATATTACGGCTGTTCATCCGGAGTGGGATGTCACCCTGGATGTAGATGTCCAGTTGGTAGAAACCACAAAAGAGGGAGCCCAGCATTGTTATGAAGGGTATAAGGCCTTTCAATCAGCAAAGGTATCCTGGGCAGAGACTATGCTGGTGCTGGACGACGAATTCAGGCAGGGTAATGTCTCCCCGTCTAAGGATATAACCCGGCTGGTAGATGAAGCCTACGCTATGCTGCCACCGGGTTCGTGGCGGGTAAAGGTGCGCTCCGATTCAGCGGCTTATCAGCAGGAAGCTTTAGACCACTGGCGCAGCCGTGGCTGGGAGTTTGCTGTCAGTGCTGATATGAGCCGAGGTCTTAAAGCCGAAATCGAAAGGCTGGCCGAGGACGCCTGGCATTTGTGGAAAATCGAGAAAGACGGGGTAGTAAAGGAGTGGGCTGAGGTGCCCTATGTACCTACTCGGCATTATGAGAGGAGAGATAGCTACCCTTACCGGTATGTTGCGGTAAGGATACGCCGCCAGCAAGGGGAGTTTTTCAGGGATGGCACGAGTGTGCGCCACTTTGCCGTGGTCAGCAACCGATGGGATATGGAGGGGCAAGCTTTACTGGAGTGGCAACGAGGCAAGGCAGGCACTATTGAGCAGGTACACCATATCTTAGCCAACGAGCTTGCGGCTGGCGTATTTCCCAGCGGTAAACATGGCGCCAACGCTGCCTGGTTAAGGCTACAGGTGATTACACATAATCTGCTCCAGCTTATGAAAAAGGTGGCCCTACCTGAGGAATACGCTAGTGCCCACCCTAAGCGACTGCGATTTTCGGTGTTCACCGTGATGGGTCGCGTCATAAAGCATGCCGGGCAGACGCTGCTGCGCATAGCCGACCGGATACTGAAGGCGCTGATTGCTCCAGCGCAGATAAGGATCCGGCAATTGATGTGGGATACCAGCTAA
- a CDS encoding IS1380 family transposase, producing MTQGVLPFRYECERTGSGMTALAGLLPYVELAAVSGLSDSIRRHLQVCVDQKQGWTDSQIVLPLVLLNVAGGNSVDDLQILERDEGFAKVLRRIEMHGIRRRERRELERRWRKERKRAVPSPSAVFRYLGAFDKPGEEAKRVVGHAFIPAPNEHLQALVRVNEDFLRFAQRKSPQSEATLEEDATLVETFKQEALYCYQGYRAYQPLTIRWAEQDLVVISEFRDGNVPASYENLRVFQQALALLPAGVVKVYLRGDTATYQRDILSYCAEGKNERFGVIEFAVGVDVTPEFKRAVAEVEEGEWHQLERQVDGKTLPTGQEWAEVYFVPNWTAQRKDGPTYRFLAIRELLQQAEMPGLEAQLPFPTMTFGEKRYKLFGLATNRSLPGDKLIWWSRERCGKGKEIHKIMKEDLAGGQLPSARFGANAAWWGIMVLAFNLNSVMKRLVLPKGWAPKRLKAIRFGFIHVAGRLLVRSRQLIIRLSNGHPAYELLMEVRRRLWALWDAAPACVAARSP from the coding sequence ATGACACAAGGAGTTTTGCCGTTCCGATATGAATGCGAGCGCACCGGCTCGGGAATGACAGCACTGGCGGGCCTGCTTCCCTACGTGGAGTTGGCAGCAGTATCCGGGTTGAGTGACTCCATCCGCCGCCATCTGCAAGTATGCGTCGACCAAAAGCAGGGTTGGACCGACAGCCAGATTGTCCTGCCGCTGGTATTGCTCAATGTGGCCGGTGGCAATTCAGTGGATGACCTACAGATATTGGAGAGGGACGAAGGTTTTGCCAAAGTGTTGCGCCGGATAGAGATGCACGGAATTCGGCGCAGGGAGCGCCGGGAGCTGGAGCGGCGGTGGCGTAAGGAACGAAAACGGGCAGTACCCTCACCATCGGCAGTCTTCCGCTATCTGGGAGCGTTCGACAAGCCAGGCGAGGAGGCAAAGCGGGTGGTGGGACACGCCTTTATCCCGGCGCCCAATGAGCATCTGCAGGCACTGGTTCGGGTGAACGAGGACTTCCTGCGATTCGCCCAGCGGAAATCACCGCAGTCTGAGGCTACGCTGGAGGAGGATGCCACCCTGGTGGAAACGTTTAAGCAGGAAGCCCTGTATTGCTACCAGGGGTACAGGGCTTATCAGCCACTGACTATCCGCTGGGCGGAGCAAGATCTGGTGGTGATTTCAGAGTTCCGGGATGGCAATGTTCCCGCCAGCTATGAGAACCTACGAGTATTCCAGCAGGCTTTGGCACTGCTGCCGGCGGGTGTAGTCAAGGTTTATCTTCGCGGCGATACCGCGACTTACCAGCGGGATATTCTGAGCTACTGCGCAGAGGGGAAGAACGAACGGTTCGGGGTCATTGAGTTTGCCGTTGGGGTGGATGTGACGCCGGAATTCAAGCGGGCGGTGGCTGAAGTCGAGGAAGGCGAATGGCATCAGTTGGAACGCCAAGTGGACGGGAAGACGCTGCCGACGGGGCAAGAATGGGCCGAGGTCTATTTCGTGCCTAATTGGACGGCGCAGCGCAAGGATGGCCCCACTTATCGCTTCTTGGCTATTCGTGAGTTGCTGCAGCAAGCGGAGATGCCGGGACTCGAAGCCCAGCTCCCCTTCCCCACCATGACCTTTGGTGAGAAGCGCTATAAGCTGTTTGGCCTGGCGACCAATCGGAGCCTTCCCGGAGACAAGCTCATCTGGTGGTCCCGGGAGCGCTGTGGCAAGGGTAAGGAGATACACAAGATTATGAAGGAGGACCTGGCCGGCGGTCAGCTGCCCTCGGCTCGTTTCGGCGCCAACGCCGCCTGGTGGGGAATTATGGTTCTCGCCTTCAACCTGAACTCCGTGATGAAGCGACTGGTACTGCCCAAGGGGTGGGCTCCCAAGCGGCTGAAGGCAATCCGGTTTGGGTTTATCCACGTAGCCGGTCGTTTGCTGGTCCGCTCCCGACAGCTCATCATTCGTCTGAGTAATGGTCACCCGGCTTATGAACTGCTTATGGAGGTGCGAAGGCGCCTCTGGGCTCTCTGGGATGCCGCGCCAGCCTGTGTGGCTGCTCGGTCGCCCTGA